The Haloarcula rubripromontorii region TTCGCCTTAGAGCGGGACGTGCTCGTGTTGTCGCTGTCCATGCTGGCGTTTAGCCTCGCGTTCCAGATGACCAGCCGGTACATTCCAGAATACATGCGGGTTCTGGGGGCCAGTGCCGGCGTCATCGGCCTGTACGGCAGCGTCGGGAACCTCATCAGCGCGGTGTACCCCTATCCGGGCGGCGCGGTGTCGGACCGCATCGGCTCGCGGCTGGCGCTGACTGTCTTCGCGACGCTGGCGACAGCCGGATTCGGTATCTGGTATCTTGCCTCGGTCGTCGGCGACATCCCGGTCGGCCCGGTGACGCTGCCGGCCTGGACGCTCGTGTTCGTCGGCCTCTTTCTCGCACAGGCCTGGAAGTCCTTCGGGCTGGGTGCGACCTTCGCTATCGTCAAGCAGAGCGTTCCGCCGGGGCGACTGGCGATGGGGTTTGCCAGCACGGAGATGTTCCGCCGCATCGGCTTCCTGCTCGGACCGCTCGCCGCCGCGGCACTGCTTGCGACGACTGCGACCTTCGTCGATGGCTTCCAGCGCGTGCTGCTAGTCGCGCTTGCCTGTGGCGTCGTCGCCACTGTCGCCCAGCACGTCCTCTACGACGCCAGCGAGGACACGCTCGGCAAGTCCTTCGAGGGCATCGACCAGATACGCGCCGACCTGCGGACGATGCCGGCGACGCTCCGGCCGCTGCTGGTCGCCGATACGTTCGTCCGGTTCGCCAACGGCATGGTGTACGTCTTCTTCGTCATCGTCGTCACGGAGTTCCTCTCTGTGGGGTTCACCGGCTTCGGCGTCCAGCTGCGGCCCGACGCGTTCTTTGGCGTCCTGCTGGGCGTCGAGATGGTCGTCGCAATCCTCTCGATGGCCCCCGTCGCAAAGCTCACCGAGTGGGCTGGTCTCAAGCCCGCCGTCGCGCTGGGCTTTTTCGTCTATGCCGTGTTCCCGCTTCTCCTCATTTTCGCGCCGGGCGACCAGTGGGTGCTGGTGCTGTTGTTCGCGTTCTCCGGCCTGCGTTTCGCCGGCCTGCCCGCTCACAAGGCGCTCATCGTCGGCCCGGCAAAACAGGATACTGGCGGCCGCGTCACCGGGACGTACTACCTGCTCCGGAATACGCTGGTCATCCCCAGCGCTGCGCTCGGTGGCTGGCTCTACGGCAGCGAGTGGGCCGTCTCCATCGGTGGCGTCGTGTTCCGGGCCGGCCCGGAACTGGCCTTCGGCGTCGCGACCGTTGTCGGGCTCGTCGGTGTCGTTTACTTCATCGCCTTCGGCCGGGAGTTCGAGGCGTACGAATGAGCCGCTTGCCGACCTACCATTCCTCGCGCGGCGGGAACTCCTCGCCACAGCGCGGGCAGTACCGCATCGGTGCGCGGGACTCCTGACCGTCTCTGTCGAACGTAATCTCTCGTCCGCAGCTCTCACATGCTAGCTTTGGCATCGTGGTGCTCTCCGGTCGCCCGCATAGCCACGACCTGTGGCTAGATAGGATATGTCCTGTGATAACACTAGGTATCGACTGAGAAACGGACCCACGCCGAGTCCGCAAGCGCCACGCATAAGCGCCGAGCCACGAACTACTCGACCAATGCGAGAAGCCCACCCAATCGAGCGAGCGGTCGGCATGGAGTACTACGTCAGCGACGCCGATGGGGTGGGCGGCCGCCTCCGCGCCGCCCCGGCGGACTTCCGCGTTCGGGAGCTGGAGGCGTTCGACACCGAGCCGGCCGACGCCGACACCGGCGCGTACCCCCATCTCGTCTTCCGGGCGGAGCTTCGCAACTGGGAGACCAACGACTTCGCCAGCAAACTGTCGGACAAGCTGGGCATCTCCCGCGAGCGGGTGTCGTGGGCGGGGACGAAGGACAAGCGCGCGGTCACGACCCAGCTGTTCTCGGTGAAAGGCGTCGCGGCCGAGGACCTGCCGGAAATCGGCGGCACGGACATCGAGGTCATCGGCCGTGCCGGCCGCCCGATTCTCTTCGGCGATTTGGCGGGCAACGCCTTCGAAATCGTCGTCCGGGACACCGAGAACACCGACAGCGCCGCCAGCGTGGTGGCGGACCTCGAAGCGTTCGCCAGCGGGGACGACCCGACGGCAGGTGAGGGCCGCTCCAGCGACGCCGCGCTACCGGACGGCGACACGACTGTCGGCGTCCCCAACTACTTCGGCCAGCAGCGGTTCGGGTCGCGCCGGCCGGTCACCCACGAGGTCGGGCTGGCCATCGCCCGCGGCGACTGGCGTGAGGCGGTCCTCGCCTACGTCGGGAACCCCCACGAGCGCGAACCCGAATCGACGCAAGCGGCGCGGGCCTACGTCGACGAAACCCACGACTGGGCCGGCGCGCTGGATGAGCTCCCGGGGGCGCTGGGCTACGAGCGCTCTATCTGTCACCGGCTGGTCGAGAACGGGGCCGACGAGCCAGCGGACTTCCGCGACGCGCTGGAGGCCCTGCCGTCGAACCTCCAGTCGCTGTTTGTCAACGCCGCACAGTCGTACGTCTTCAACCGCATCCTCTCGGAGCGACTGGAGCGGGGCCTGCCCTTCGACCGCCCGGTCGAGGGCGACGTGGTCTGTTTCCGCGACAGCGACGCGCCCGAGGACTTCCCGATTCCCGACGCCGACCGGACCCAGCAGGTCACGGCGAAGCGGCTTTCGACCGTCGAGCGCCACTGCGAACGCGGGCGGGCCTTCGTCACTGCGCCGCTGGTCGGCACCGACACCGAACTCGGCGGCGGCGAGCCGGGCGACATCGCCCGCGAGGTCCTCGACGACGTGGGTCTCGAACAGGGCGATTTCGACCTCCCCGGGGCGTTCAACAGCGACGGGACGCGCCGTGCGGTACTGCTCCGGACCGACCTCGGCGTCGACCGCGACGGCGACGACCTGACGTTCTCCTTCTCGTTGCCCAAGGGGAGCTACGCGACGGTGCTGCTCCGGGAGTTCCGGAAGGGCGACCCGGACGCGTAGCGAGCCGGCCGGCGGCCGGCAACTGATGCGGAATATGCAACGGTTAAGTCCGGCCACACACGCCATCTCGTATGGGCGAGCTACCGGACGAGTTTTCGTGTACCATCACCGACTGGGAGTACATCTACGGCCTCTGTCGCGACGTGGCCGACGACGTGAAAGCCGCCGAGTTCGAGCCCGACGTGGTCGTCGCGCTGGCACGGGGCGGCTGGTTCGGCGGGCGCTGTCTCTGTGACTTCCTCGGGCTGGACGACCTGGCGAGCCTGAAAGTCGAACACTACGTCGGGACCGCGGCGAAAGGCGAGGAGGCACAGATAAAGTACCCGCTGGCCGACGGCGCGGTCGAGGGCAAGGACGTGCTGGTCGTCGACGACATCGCCGACACCGGCCAGTCAATCGAGACGGCCGCCGAGTGCGTCCGCGACCGCAACCCAAGCAGCGTCCGAACGGCGACGCTCCAGTTGCTCCAGACCAGCGACCACGAACCGGAGTTCGTCGGCGAGCGCCTCGACGAGTGGACCTGGGTCGTCTACCCCTGGAACTTCGTCGAGGACATGGTCGAACTCGTCTCGGGCGTGATGGAAAAGAGCGACCAGGAGACGCACACGGAAGCCGACATCCGCCGCCTGCTGCGGGAGTACCACGGCGTCAGCCGGACGGAACTGGAAATCGCCCAGCCGGACCGACTGGGCGAGGTGACCACGGAGATGGAACGGCGCGGCGTCGCCGAAGCGGCCGGCGACGGCTGGCGACTCGCCGACGACTGAGCCGCCGGCTACGGACCGCTAGCCGGTCGCCGTCGCTAGTCGCGACAGCCCCGCTCTCGCAGTCAGCGGCGACGGGTACGGCCGTCGTCCCGGACGTACTCTAACGCGCTGACGAACTGTTCTTTGTCGACCCGGTCGCCAGACTCTTCGAGCCGCTCCCGGATTTTTGTCGGAGTCATGTGTATTGATAGCATGGTTCTAAGACGACATAACTCTTTCTCACCTGCTAACAGATTCGGCCAGTCCCGCGCGTATCGCGGGACTGGCCCGGACCAGCGCGCCGAGACGACCACCCCCGTCCGGGGAATATATTTAATACCCTGCTTACCCAACGGAAACTATGGCCGCTTACGGCCGGCCGTCACTTCGAGACCTGTTCGATGAATCACCGACGCCGCACATCGCGCACCCGCCGCGGAGTCACCATCGAGACTTCTACATCGCCACAGACGGGTCGTTCAGACCCCACAACGGCACGACATCGACCGCCAGCGGGTCGAACGGCCCGACAGGCGGGCTGGGTGTCGTCGTCGAGACCCTCGACGGTGAGCGCGTGGTCAGGCTGTCGGTCCCGGATACCTGTCCCGACAACAACGTCGCGGAGTATCGGGCGCTCCATCTCGGGCTCGACGTGCTGGCGAGACGGGCCCCGCCCAACGCCCGCGTCGGCTTACTCATCGACCACGACCAGCTCGCCGAGAACGTGAACGCGGAGGTGCTGGCCTCCCACGGCTCCGCTTACGACCCGCCACACTCCGTGTCGGTCCCGCCGGCGACAGGGCTACACTGGCGCGGGATTCAGGCACGTATCAACGGCTTCGGCGAGGTCCGTGCCGCGCGGATCTCCGG contains the following coding sequences:
- a CDS encoding MFS transporter; translation: MATGTGAEEDVDLLDSFRQFFALERDVLVLSLSMLAFSLAFQMTSRYIPEYMRVLGASAGVIGLYGSVGNLISAVYPYPGGAVSDRIGSRLALTVFATLATAGFGIWYLASVVGDIPVGPVTLPAWTLVFVGLFLAQAWKSFGLGATFAIVKQSVPPGRLAMGFASTEMFRRIGFLLGPLAAAALLATTATFVDGFQRVLLVALACGVVATVAQHVLYDASEDTLGKSFEGIDQIRADLRTMPATLRPLLVADTFVRFANGMVYVFFVIVVTEFLSVGFTGFGVQLRPDAFFGVLLGVEMVVAILSMAPVAKLTEWAGLKPAVALGFFVYAVFPLLLIFAPGDQWVLVLLFAFSGLRFAGLPAHKALIVGPAKQDTGGRVTGTYYLLRNTLVIPSAALGGWLYGSEWAVSIGGVVFRAGPELAFGVATVVGLVGVVYFIAFGREFEAYE
- the truD gene encoding tRNA pseudouridine(13) synthase TruD, yielding MREAHPIERAVGMEYYVSDADGVGGRLRAAPADFRVRELEAFDTEPADADTGAYPHLVFRAELRNWETNDFASKLSDKLGISRERVSWAGTKDKRAVTTQLFSVKGVAAEDLPEIGGTDIEVIGRAGRPILFGDLAGNAFEIVVRDTENTDSAASVVADLEAFASGDDPTAGEGRSSDAALPDGDTTVGVPNYFGQQRFGSRRPVTHEVGLAIARGDWREAVLAYVGNPHEREPESTQAARAYVDETHDWAGALDELPGALGYERSICHRLVENGADEPADFRDALEALPSNLQSLFVNAAQSYVFNRILSERLERGLPFDRPVEGDVVCFRDSDAPEDFPIPDADRTQQVTAKRLSTVERHCERGRAFVTAPLVGTDTELGGGEPGDIAREVLDDVGLEQGDFDLPGAFNSDGTRRAVLLRTDLGVDRDGDDLTFSFSLPKGSYATVLLREFRKGDPDA
- a CDS encoding phosphoribosyltransferase — translated: MGELPDEFSCTITDWEYIYGLCRDVADDVKAAEFEPDVVVALARGGWFGGRCLCDFLGLDDLASLKVEHYVGTAAKGEEAQIKYPLADGAVEGKDVLVVDDIADTGQSIETAAECVRDRNPSSVRTATLQLLQTSDHEPEFVGERLDEWTWVVYPWNFVEDMVELVSGVMEKSDQETHTEADIRRLLREYHGVSRTELEIAQPDRLGEVTTEMERRGVAEAAGDGWRLADD
- a CDS encoding ribonuclease H; this encodes MAAYGRPSLRDLFDESPTPHIAHPPRSHHRDFYIATDGSFRPHNGTTSTASGSNGPTGGLGVVVETLDGERVVRLSVPDTCPDNNVAEYRALHLGLDVLARRAPPNARVGLLIDHDQLAENVNAEVLASHGSAYDPPHSVSVPPATGLHWRGIQARINGFGEVRAARISGDRNPAHPLANAPDQYAHVNGEPDRCVLPDAPTVNERVPPPSRAERGGASD